In a single window of the Tautonia rosea genome:
- a CDS encoding RNA polymerase sigma factor codes for MGRSPDEVLDDWLVLAAQGGEVDAFEALARRWHRRLIAHAYRRTAHLEGAAEAAQEAWLAIIRGLPRLNDPSRFPGWAYRIVDHKAVDWLRRRRRQRSLDDRLQAHPEVIDPNPQTRTPEAEEPPDAVDQLRHALNDLPSDQRLLLALSYTDGRSVRDIAELLRIPEGTVKSRLFHARQHLKRLMEQSP; via the coding sequence GTGGGCCGATCACCCGACGAGGTTCTTGACGACTGGCTCGTGCTGGCCGCTCAAGGTGGCGAGGTCGATGCCTTCGAGGCCCTGGCCCGCCGCTGGCATCGTCGCCTGATCGCCCATGCCTACCGACGCACGGCCCACCTCGAAGGGGCCGCCGAGGCCGCCCAGGAGGCCTGGCTGGCGATCATCCGAGGCTTGCCGAGACTGAACGATCCGTCCCGATTCCCAGGTTGGGCCTACCGGATCGTCGATCACAAGGCCGTCGACTGGCTCCGCCGTCGCCGACGTCAGCGATCGCTCGACGACCGGCTCCAGGCCCATCCCGAGGTCATCGACCCTAATCCCCAGACCCGAACTCCCGAGGCCGAAGAGCCGCCCGACGCCGTCGATCAGCTTCGGCACGCCCTGAACGACCTGCCCAGCGACCAGCGGCTCTTGCTGGCCCTCTCCTACACCGATGGCCGTTCCGTCCGAGACATCGCGGAGTTGCTCCGCATTCCCGAAGGCACGGTCAAGTCTCGACTCTTCCACGCCCGCCAACATCTCAAACGGCTTATGGAGCAATCGCCATGA
- a CDS encoding DUF6768 family protein, translating into MKTQDHELDTLIRKALSAEERAVFDRLGEPSLPELMTESFRGRRRWLNVYVSVVTFAFFGLAVVSAVKIFQTDEVVEILRWGLGFGLGLAVSLALKVWFWLDMQRHSLSREIKRIELAVAHLASEMNSHQGPPS; encoded by the coding sequence ATGAAGACTCAGGACCACGAACTCGATACACTGATCCGAAAAGCCCTCTCCGCCGAGGAACGCGCCGTGTTCGATCGCCTCGGCGAACCGTCGCTCCCGGAACTGATGACCGAGAGCTTCCGGGGGCGTCGCCGCTGGCTGAACGTCTACGTCTCGGTCGTGACCTTCGCCTTCTTCGGCCTGGCCGTCGTCTCGGCGGTCAAGATCTTCCAGACCGACGAAGTCGTCGAGATCCTCCGCTGGGGCCTCGGCTTCGGCCTCGGCCTGGCGGTCTCGCTGGCCTTGAAGGTCTGGTTCTGGCTCGACATGCAACGGCATTCCCTCTCCCGGGAGATCAAGCGCATCGAGCTTGCCGTCGCCCATCTTGCCAGTGAAATGAATTCCCACCAGGGCCCCCCGTCATGA
- a CDS encoding prenyltransferase/squalene oxidase repeat-containing protein has translation MTRFPAAVAPLGLILLLIAPSVNTFPQDLPEAPRTSFSNAETDRAARRALDYLAGAQQADGSWESGGFGKATSVTSLAVMAFLACGHVPGNDGPYRDAIERGIAYVLDHQRPDGMLVSNTSHGPLYCHGISTLMLAEVVGMTTDPDLANRARNALAKAVELIVRAQRVPKSPDHAGGWRYQPGSYDSDLSVSGWQVVALRASRDAGCTVPSEAIDDALDYVRRCVEPRSGGFSYQAGRGGPNNPRTGTGILSLELCGEHASPEALAGGNYLMSHPPSWGSDYFFYEAYYCSQALFQLGDDYFLPYYRQLVPILLDRQDPDGSWFASSGNDRTGGRNYCTAMGVLALAVEYRYLPIYQR, from the coding sequence ATGACCCGATTCCCTGCCGCGGTCGCTCCTCTCGGGCTGATCCTGCTCCTCATCGCTCCCTCGGTAAACACCTTCCCCCAGGATCTGCCCGAGGCCCCTCGCACCTCCTTCTCAAACGCCGAGACCGACCGCGCCGCCCGACGCGCGCTCGATTACCTGGCCGGTGCCCAGCAGGCCGACGGCTCCTGGGAATCCGGAGGCTTCGGCAAGGCAACCTCGGTCACGTCGCTGGCCGTCATGGCCTTCCTCGCCTGCGGGCACGTGCCAGGAAACGACGGCCCCTACCGCGACGCCATCGAGCGCGGCATCGCCTACGTCCTCGACCATCAGCGGCCCGACGGCATGCTCGTCTCGAACACCAGCCACGGCCCGCTCTACTGCCACGGCATCAGCACCTTGATGCTCGCCGAGGTCGTCGGCATGACCACCGACCCCGATCTCGCCAACCGCGCCCGCAACGCCCTGGCGAAGGCCGTCGAGCTGATCGTCCGCGCCCAACGCGTGCCCAAGTCGCCCGACCACGCCGGCGGCTGGCGCTACCAGCCCGGCAGCTACGACAGCGACCTGTCCGTCTCCGGCTGGCAGGTCGTCGCGCTCCGAGCCTCCCGAGACGCCGGCTGCACCGTCCCGTCCGAGGCCATCGACGACGCCCTCGACTACGTCCGGCGCTGTGTCGAGCCCCGCTCCGGAGGCTTCAGCTACCAGGCCGGTCGCGGCGGCCCGAACAACCCACGCACCGGCACCGGCATCCTCTCACTCGAACTCTGCGGCGAGCACGCCTCGCCCGAGGCCCTCGCCGGTGGCAATTACCTCATGAGCCACCCCCCCAGTTGGGGCTCCGACTACTTCTTCTACGAAGCCTACTACTGCTCCCAGGCCCTCTTTCAACTCGGCGACGACTACTTCCTCCCCTACTACCGCCAGCTCGTCCCGATCCTCCTCGACCGCCAGGACCCCGACGGCTCCTGGTTCGCCTCCTCCGGCAACGACCGCACCGGGGGCCGCAACTACTGCACGGCGATGGGAGTGCTCGCCCTGGCCGTCGAATATCGCTATTTGCCGATTTATCAGCGCTGA
- a CDS encoding protein kinase domain-containing protein, whose amino-acid sequence MSTIDVRNAVRGDETIRLQPDSTPDPTVPVEIDRVIAGRYCLERELGRGGFGVVMLAYDRELQRQVAIKIARRTSDLSIDSLMEEGRKVAQLDHPNIVPVYDCGYLDQKTVFIVSKYVDGGSLSSQLALRRLPMEEVVAICGQVAEALAHAHEKGFIHRDLKPSNILLDVRNNAYVADFGLALRTTDRSDQDCVEGSLQYMSPEQVSGKSRLVDRRTDVFSFGVILYEMLTGRRPFPGRSSAEYREQLIHDEPPPPGRLVPGLSPCLERICMKAMAKHPADRFASAWELAEELRPCRSGPRRRNRRAGRNRWVVPAVLMLIAAVLVLALGLWVWSWRGAGAGPAPPEQLARVALPLDREVAEWVLSRGGAVDFNTHPATITRLDQLPDPSATAPLRTVELIGIKPISGSEMATLCALPSLTYLHLGEADLSDEDLMLISRCSNLQMLWVCWSDLTDRGIMQLGRLKELRYLDLRRTQLTNAGVPALAKLPNLEHLILSGTQITDGGLSPLQGLPKLRRLILNQTMLTDASIDDLLNFQGLTRIELKDTGLTAEGVDRLRAGLPGCEIVR is encoded by the coding sequence ATGTCAACGATTGATGTGAGGAATGCCGTCCGAGGCGACGAGACGATCCGGCTTCAGCCCGACTCGACCCCCGATCCGACTGTTCCGGTGGAGATCGACCGGGTGATCGCGGGCCGGTACTGCCTGGAACGGGAGCTGGGCAGGGGGGGCTTTGGGGTTGTGATGCTGGCGTATGATCGGGAATTGCAGCGTCAGGTGGCGATCAAGATCGCGCGGCGGACCTCGGACCTGAGCATCGACTCGTTGATGGAAGAGGGGCGTAAGGTCGCGCAGCTTGACCACCCGAACATTGTTCCAGTATACGACTGTGGATATTTGGATCAAAAGACCGTTTTTATTGTTTCGAAGTACGTGGACGGGGGGAGTCTTTCGAGCCAGCTTGCCCTGCGACGGCTGCCGATGGAGGAGGTGGTGGCGATTTGCGGGCAGGTGGCCGAGGCGCTGGCCCATGCGCATGAGAAGGGGTTCATCCACCGCGATCTGAAGCCATCGAACATTTTGCTCGACGTGAGAAACAACGCCTATGTGGCCGACTTTGGCCTGGCGCTGCGCACGACCGACCGAAGCGACCAGGACTGCGTGGAAGGGTCGTTGCAGTACATGAGTCCGGAGCAGGTCAGTGGCAAGTCTCGGCTGGTGGATCGGCGGACGGACGTGTTTTCGTTCGGGGTGATTTTATATGAGATGCTGACAGGTCGTCGGCCGTTTCCGGGGCGATCGAGCGCCGAGTACCGTGAGCAGTTGATTCATGATGAACCGCCGCCGCCAGGTCGGCTAGTGCCGGGCCTCTCGCCGTGCCTGGAACGGATCTGCATGAAGGCGATGGCCAAGCATCCAGCCGATCGGTTCGCATCGGCCTGGGAGCTGGCCGAGGAGCTTCGACCGTGTCGATCGGGTCCGAGGCGGCGTAATCGCCGAGCCGGGCGGAACCGATGGGTGGTCCCGGCGGTGCTCATGCTGATTGCGGCGGTGCTGGTGCTGGCCCTGGGGTTGTGGGTGTGGTCGTGGCGGGGGGCGGGGGCTGGGCCGGCGCCGCCGGAGCAGCTTGCGCGAGTGGCCTTGCCGCTCGATCGGGAGGTGGCCGAGTGGGTGCTGTCGCGGGGAGGGGCGGTCGATTTCAACACGCACCCGGCGACGATCACCCGGCTCGACCAGTTGCCGGATCCGTCGGCCACGGCCCCGCTTCGGACCGTGGAACTGATTGGGATCAAGCCGATCAGCGGATCGGAGATGGCGACCCTCTGCGCCTTGCCGAGCCTGACCTATCTGCACCTGGGCGAGGCGGACCTGAGCGATGAAGATCTGATGCTCATCTCCCGGTGTTCCAACTTGCAGATGCTCTGGGTTTGCTGGAGCGATTTGACGGATCGAGGGATCATGCAACTGGGCCGCCTGAAGGAGCTGAGATACCTGGACCTGCGACGGACCCAGCTGACCAACGCCGGGGTGCCGGCGTTGGCCAAACTGCCGAACCTGGAGCACCTGATCCTCTCGGGGACTCAGATCACCGACGGCGGTTTGTCGCCCTTGCAAGGACTGCCGAAGCTTCGGCGGCTCATCCTCAACCAGACGATGCTGACCGACGCCTCGATCGACGACCTGCTGAACTTTCAGGGGCTGACGCGGATCGAACTGAAAGACACGGGCCTGACGGCCGAGGGGGTTGATCGGCTCCGGGCGGGTTTGCCAGGATGCGAGATTGTGCGCTGA
- a CDS encoding glycosyltransferase family 2 protein: protein MAKRANPRVSDGDATLDVTRADNAASAFAYGDTMQEVEYGEATRDVEYGEAMVGGTSLRAAQRVGTEQEGQEAAGARWYARPTLPHRVGVVIPTRNRPNWLPHMLGSLMMQTHRPERILVVDNGEDSAEEVVSRYPGVEYLRAEVGSGLSGNPARNVGMQAMADLPYLCFLDDDDMIPPDYLEVLLATIATDCRAAAAYPRLRFCGTQQGTWSVPYHPDLLGRSNLAGVPALIRTDALLQVGGWPVFAADPDGTIPHDDWALWRRFRDHGWRMIPAPVDYFYYRHDDGVCHSKARANHQSEWRRTIDPTNLVTLAIPWSGREHLIDAMLDAVARQSYPASQLHLLFYDNSGSEAVGKRLRRWLLEQDGYAGHSYHRDPRPAVAGLSASELADAPLDEGEQGRRRHGRAVNHRVGAIWNRIGQLARTDLVWCLEDDVIPPPDALDRLLDRMGPMVDGVTANYRSRVVPGCSVAWRYTNLETGDLVHLEGGTGLESIGGTGLGCALVRREVFRAGPARSGGEAVGYDCNLWLDVARRGGTVLIDWDLRCEHRIGHWKGEERVAALELPRGVV, encoded by the coding sequence ATGGCGAAGCGTGCGAATCCGCGAGTGTCCGATGGTGACGCGACGCTCGATGTGACCCGTGCCGACAACGCAGCCTCGGCGTTTGCGTATGGCGACACGATGCAAGAGGTCGAGTATGGCGAGGCGACGCGGGACGTCGAGTATGGCGAGGCGATGGTGGGCGGAACGTCGTTGCGGGCAGCGCAGCGGGTTGGTACGGAGCAGGAAGGGCAGGAGGCTGCGGGGGCCCGTTGGTATGCGAGGCCAACCTTGCCGCACCGGGTGGGGGTGGTGATCCCGACCCGGAACCGGCCGAACTGGCTGCCGCACATGCTCGGTTCGCTGATGATGCAGACGCATCGGCCGGAACGTATCCTGGTGGTGGACAATGGGGAGGACTCGGCCGAGGAGGTGGTGAGCCGGTATCCGGGGGTGGAGTACCTTCGGGCAGAGGTCGGGTCGGGCTTGAGCGGAAACCCGGCGCGGAATGTCGGGATGCAGGCGATGGCCGATCTACCGTACCTGTGCTTCCTCGACGACGACGATATGATTCCGCCGGATTACCTGGAGGTTTTGCTGGCGACGATCGCGACCGACTGCCGGGCGGCGGCAGCCTATCCTCGGCTGCGGTTTTGCGGGACGCAGCAAGGGACGTGGAGCGTGCCGTACCATCCGGACCTGCTCGGCCGATCGAACCTGGCGGGGGTGCCGGCCCTGATCCGGACCGATGCGCTGTTGCAGGTCGGCGGCTGGCCGGTCTTCGCTGCTGACCCGGACGGCACGATTCCTCACGATGACTGGGCGCTTTGGCGGCGGTTCCGCGACCACGGTTGGCGGATGATTCCCGCGCCGGTGGATTATTTCTACTATCGCCACGACGACGGGGTATGCCACTCGAAGGCCCGCGCCAACCACCAAAGCGAGTGGCGACGGACGATCGACCCGACCAATCTGGTGACGCTGGCGATTCCCTGGTCGGGCCGGGAGCATTTGATCGACGCCATGCTCGACGCCGTGGCGCGGCAGTCGTATCCCGCATCACAGTTGCATTTGCTTTTTTATGATAATTCGGGATCAGAGGCGGTGGGGAAGCGGTTGCGTCGGTGGTTGCTGGAGCAGGACGGGTATGCCGGGCACTCGTATCACCGCGACCCGAGGCCGGCGGTGGCGGGTCTGTCGGCCTCGGAGCTGGCCGATGCTCCGCTGGACGAGGGGGAGCAGGGGCGTCGGCGGCATGGCCGGGCCGTGAATCACCGGGTGGGAGCGATCTGGAACCGGATCGGGCAACTGGCCCGGACGGATCTGGTGTGGTGTCTGGAAGATGATGTGATTCCGCCGCCCGATGCGCTCGATCGGTTGCTCGACCGGATGGGTCCGATGGTTGATGGCGTGACGGCGAACTACCGCTCTCGGGTGGTTCCGGGGTGCAGCGTGGCCTGGCGATACACGAACCTGGAGACGGGGGATCTGGTCCACCTGGAGGGGGGGACGGGCCTGGAGTCGATCGGCGGGACGGGGCTGGGCTGTGCGTTGGTACGTCGCGAGGTGTTTCGTGCCGGTCCCGCACGGTCGGGGGGCGAGGCGGTCGGTTATGATTGCAACCTGTGGCTGGATGTGGCGCGACGGGGCGGAACGGTGTTGATCGACTGGGATTTGCGTTGTGAACATCGGATCGGTCATTGGAAAGGTGAGGAACGAGTCGCAGCCCTCGAACTGCCGAGGGGGGTGGTCTGA
- a CDS encoding Uma2 family endonuclease — protein sequence MATLVLDSYVEDQILEQRRASGGDRFDEVWDGVYVMSPLANNEHQLIATRLSAILQVSLNFGAQGLVFAGVNVSDRQEDWTQNYRCPDVAVFLNGTSAINRETHWLGGPDLAVEVASQGDRAREKLAFYAKVNTREVLIVDRDPWVLELYRWVEGTLGKVGMSRPGDPEPIRSEVVPLAFRLIVAEPRPMIEVTRREGGESWRV from the coding sequence ATGGCGACGCTCGTGCTCGATTCTTACGTTGAAGACCAGATCCTGGAGCAGCGGCGGGCTTCGGGGGGGGATCGGTTCGATGAGGTCTGGGATGGGGTCTATGTGATGTCGCCGCTTGCGAACAACGAACACCAACTGATCGCCACACGGCTTTCAGCGATTCTTCAGGTGAGTTTGAATTTTGGAGCACAGGGATTGGTGTTCGCCGGGGTGAACGTGAGCGATCGGCAGGAGGACTGGACGCAGAATTATCGCTGCCCCGATGTGGCCGTCTTCCTGAACGGGACATCGGCGATCAACCGGGAGACGCACTGGCTTGGGGGGCCGGATTTGGCGGTGGAGGTGGCGAGCCAGGGGGACCGGGCGCGGGAGAAGCTGGCGTTTTATGCGAAGGTGAACACGCGGGAAGTGTTGATTGTGGACCGCGATCCGTGGGTGCTGGAACTGTATCGGTGGGTCGAGGGGACGCTGGGGAAGGTGGGGATGAGCCGTCCGGGGGATCCCGAGCCGATTCGGAGCGAGGTGGTGCCCTTGGCGTTCCGCCTGATCGTTGCCGAGCCGAGGCCGATGATCGAGGTCACCAGGCGAGAGGGGGGAGAATCGTGGCGGGTCTGA
- the eno gene encoding phosphopyruvate hydratase: MIVAIKGREILDSRGNPTVEVDVILADGTLGRAAVPSGASTGEFEAVELRDGDKGRYVGKGVRKAVENVNTQLSKVVVGRDAADQVGLDRAMIAADGTENKGTFGANAILGVSLAAAKAAAASKGLPLYRYIGGANARVLPVPMANVINGGKHADNKIDFQEFMIMPVGAKSYAEGLRMIAEVFHSLKSVLKKAGHNTAVGDEGGFAPDISNEEAIPFILDAVSKAGYTPGRDKDIAIALDPACSELFEEGGRKGYKFWKSAPDKLFSAEQMIELFTGWCDKYPIVSIEDALDQNDWDGYAKLTAALGNRIQIVGDDFFVTNTKRLSEGIAKHCCNSILIKVNQIGTLTETLEAVDMATRAGYTAVMSHRSGETEDATIADIAVATNCGQIKTGSASRSDRIAKYNQLLRIEEQLGESAVFDPTPLTRRGA; this comes from the coding sequence ATGATCGTGGCGATCAAGGGGCGAGAGATTCTCGACTCGCGAGGCAACCCGACCGTCGAGGTGGACGTGATATTGGCCGACGGCACGCTGGGCCGCGCGGCCGTGCCCTCGGGGGCGAGCACGGGCGAGTTCGAGGCGGTCGAACTGCGAGACGGCGACAAGGGGCGCTATGTGGGCAAGGGGGTCCGCAAGGCGGTCGAGAACGTCAATACGCAGCTTTCGAAGGTGGTGGTCGGGCGGGACGCGGCCGATCAGGTCGGGCTCGACCGGGCGATGATTGCGGCCGACGGGACCGAGAACAAGGGGACCTTCGGCGCGAATGCGATTCTGGGCGTCTCGCTGGCCGCGGCGAAGGCGGCGGCGGCGAGCAAGGGGTTGCCGCTCTATCGCTACATCGGCGGCGCGAATGCTCGGGTCTTGCCGGTGCCGATGGCCAACGTGATCAACGGCGGCAAGCACGCGGACAACAAGATTGATTTTCAGGAATTCATGATCATGCCCGTCGGCGCGAAGAGCTACGCCGAGGGTCTTCGGATGATCGCCGAGGTCTTCCACAGCCTGAAGTCGGTCCTGAAGAAGGCCGGTCACAACACGGCGGTGGGGGATGAGGGCGGATTTGCGCCGGATATCAGCAACGAGGAGGCGATTCCGTTCATCCTCGACGCTGTGAGCAAGGCCGGTTACACCCCCGGCCGCGACAAGGACATCGCCATCGCGCTCGACCCGGCCTGCTCGGAACTGTTCGAGGAAGGGGGGCGCAAGGGATACAAGTTCTGGAAGTCGGCCCCGGACAAGCTGTTCTCAGCCGAGCAGATGATCGAGCTGTTCACCGGCTGGTGCGACAAATACCCGATCGTCTCGATCGAGGACGCACTCGACCAGAACGACTGGGACGGCTACGCCAAGCTGACGGCGGCGCTTGGCAATCGGATTCAGATTGTGGGTGATGATTTCTTCGTCACGAACACGAAGCGGCTGAGCGAGGGGATCGCCAAGCACTGCTGCAACAGCATTTTGATCAAGGTGAACCAGATCGGCACCCTGACCGAGACGCTCGAAGCGGTGGACATGGCGACCCGGGCCGGTTACACGGCGGTGATGTCGCACCGATCGGGCGAGACGGAAGACGCGACGATTGCCGACATTGCCGTGGCAACGAACTGCGGCCAGATCAAGACCGGCTCGGCCAGCCGATCGGACCGGATCGCCAAGTACAACCAGTTGCTCCGGATCGAGGAACAACTGGGAGAGTCGGCCGTCTTCGACCCGACCCCCTTGACCCGACGAGGGGCCTGA
- a CDS encoding metallophosphoesterase family protein has product MPIHVQALSRRGFLAGSAAAVAGLAVGRGAIGAEWDANRFALLSDTHIPSRPEIEARGVNMTRNLQRVVGQLLALERKPAGVILNGDCAYLKGLPEDYANLARCVEPMAGGGLDLHMTMGNHDDRGPLYDALVMQRPDTVVVESKHVSIIESQHANLFLLDTLTEVDVVTGELGQEQLAWLAEELDRRSEKPAILFAHHNPQFTPPEEGTRWSGIQDTAAFFELIAARPQVKAYVYGHTHRWSIGRRDGLYLINLPPVAYLFEDGLPNGWVDAHLRAGGMTLELRAIDPNHPQHGQRVALEWA; this is encoded by the coding sequence ATGCCGATTCATGTGCAAGCGTTGTCCCGCAGAGGGTTTCTGGCGGGCAGCGCGGCGGCGGTGGCCGGATTGGCGGTGGGGAGAGGGGCCATTGGGGCGGAGTGGGACGCGAATCGGTTTGCGTTGCTGTCGGATACGCACATCCCGAGTCGGCCGGAGATCGAGGCCCGAGGGGTGAACATGACCCGTAACCTGCAGCGGGTGGTGGGCCAGTTGCTCGCGCTGGAGCGGAAACCGGCGGGGGTGATCCTCAACGGCGATTGCGCTTACCTGAAGGGGTTGCCCGAGGATTACGCGAATCTGGCCCGGTGCGTCGAGCCGATGGCCGGAGGTGGGCTGGACCTGCACATGACGATGGGGAACCACGATGATCGAGGCCCCCTGTACGATGCCCTGGTCATGCAGCGCCCGGACACGGTGGTGGTCGAGTCGAAGCATGTGAGCATCATCGAATCGCAGCACGCCAATCTGTTCTTGCTCGACACGCTGACCGAGGTGGACGTGGTGACGGGGGAGCTGGGGCAGGAGCAGCTGGCGTGGTTGGCCGAGGAACTGGATCGGCGGAGCGAGAAACCGGCGATCCTCTTTGCGCACCATAACCCGCAGTTTACGCCGCCGGAGGAAGGAACACGGTGGTCGGGCATTCAGGATACGGCGGCCTTTTTTGAGCTGATCGCGGCGAGGCCGCAGGTCAAGGCGTATGTGTACGGGCATACGCATCGGTGGTCGATCGGGCGGAGGGACGGGCTGTACCTCATCAACCTGCCGCCGGTGGCGTATCTGTTCGAGGACGGGTTGCCGAACGGTTGGGTTGATGCGCACCTGAGGGCCGGAGGGATGACGCTGGAGTTGCGGGCGATCGACCCGAACCACCCGCAGCACGGTCAGCGGGTGGCCCTGGAGTGGGCGTGA
- a CDS encoding DUF2200 domain-containing protein, with amino-acid sequence MSAHRIFAMPFAGVYPRYVEKAMRKGRTKEEVDQIICWLTGYDEAGLLQQLEQKTDFETFFAQAPAMNPNRALIKGVICGVRVEEVEDPLMQAIRQLDKLVDELAKGKAMEKILRA; translated from the coding sequence ATGTCAGCACATCGAATCTTTGCGATGCCGTTTGCGGGGGTGTATCCCCGGTATGTTGAGAAGGCCATGCGCAAGGGACGCACGAAGGAGGAGGTCGACCAGATCATCTGCTGGCTGACCGGCTATGACGAGGCGGGGCTCCTCCAACAGCTTGAACAGAAGACGGATTTCGAAACGTTCTTTGCTCAGGCGCCGGCGATGAATCCCAATCGTGCGCTCATCAAAGGGGTGATCTGCGGCGTCCGCGTTGAAGAGGTGGAGGATCCGTTGATGCAGGCGATTCGCCAACTGGATAAGCTCGTGGATGAGCTGGCCAAGGGAAAGGCGATGGAGAAGATCCTTCGCGCGTGA
- a CDS encoding DUF1565 domain-containing protein codes for MRWTHTHIARRSWIIGVLGLASGLGVFLMGTRPVEAGPRKIIVDAVRGNDVFGRGTRGRPYKTITVGLNAARPGDTVFVQLGLYDASNGEKFPIRMKPGVALKGQKWPPGRGRFPFREGIVGPDGGLHTEPMIQGGDYVDVPFGDGLTTERFVTIMGADEATIANFVIFVGGVEVPAHTGTGILCDATSPKILSNTFRAFRPVMEHEGIMILGSGAPEIRQNLFKGNMDWGITTHGESAPQITDNRFATNDGGIDTTRHSTALIRDNVFTCRGTGISAREQSTPAIESNTIRGHESYGIFCGQEAAPVIRNNVIERNGTGIDPIAGPLGGVVIFLDAQPDLGGGDGVPGGNVLRENNARDVVNFSPNTIWALGNTWTHSAATPHLIDDLDVFDDDENPTSGPVIFAID; via the coding sequence ATGCGTTGGACCCATACTCACATCGCTCGGCGATCCTGGATCATTGGCGTTCTCGGTCTCGCCAGCGGCCTGGGGGTGTTCCTGATGGGGACACGGCCAGTGGAGGCAGGGCCGAGGAAGATCATTGTGGATGCCGTGAGGGGCAACGACGTGTTCGGGAGGGGAACGCGAGGACGACCGTACAAGACGATCACCGTGGGGCTCAATGCGGCTCGGCCCGGCGATACCGTGTTCGTGCAGCTTGGTTTGTACGACGCGAGCAACGGTGAGAAGTTCCCGATCCGGATGAAGCCAGGCGTGGCGCTCAAAGGGCAGAAGTGGCCTCCTGGCCGGGGGAGGTTCCCCTTCCGGGAGGGGATCGTTGGACCCGATGGCGGCCTGCACACGGAGCCGATGATCCAGGGAGGTGATTATGTGGACGTGCCCTTTGGTGACGGACTGACGACCGAGCGGTTCGTCACTATCATGGGGGCGGATGAGGCAACAATTGCAAACTTCGTGATTTTTGTGGGAGGAGTGGAGGTTCCGGCACACACCGGGACCGGAATCCTTTGCGACGCGACCTCGCCGAAGATCCTCTCGAACACGTTCCGGGCGTTCCGGCCGGTGATGGAGCACGAGGGGATCATGATCCTCGGCAGCGGGGCTCCTGAGATCCGGCAAAACCTGTTCAAGGGGAACATGGACTGGGGGATCACCACCCACGGGGAGAGCGCGCCGCAGATTACTGACAACCGATTCGCGACGAATGACGGCGGAATCGACACGACACGACACTCGACCGCGTTGATCCGCGACAACGTGTTCACATGCCGAGGCACGGGAATCAGCGCGAGAGAGCAGTCGACGCCGGCGATCGAATCGAACACGATTCGCGGCCACGAGAGTTACGGGATTTTTTGCGGTCAGGAGGCTGCGCCGGTCATCCGGAACAACGTCATTGAGCGCAATGGGACCGGCATTGATCCGATTGCCGGGCCGCTCGGCGGGGTGGTGATTTTTCTCGACGCACAGCCTGACCTTGGCGGCGGCGACGGCGTGCCGGGAGGGAACGTTCTGCGCGAGAATAATGCCAGGGATGTCGTGAATTTCTCTCCCAACACGATCTGGGCGTTGGGGAACACCTGGACCCACTCGGCAGCGACGCCCCACCTCATCGACGACCTTGATGTGTTCGACGATGATGAGAATCCGACGTCCGGGCCGGTGATCTTTGCGATTGATTGA
- a CDS encoding PEP-CTERM sorting domain-containing protein — protein sequence MFRIVSLVLLASISAAPRASAELIEFTVRVSADFEFQVVEGGPLAQALIDAGITPPSGFVPFRALGDITFTLDDTGAPTGGAIPFTSVRGTFEGVSPSPALFLPFTLSPEVEFYGSPLSELTNIVRQDGQIVSGDVENLTMDFTLVPQAPNPLAGVNFFTDGGLSFSAKGVSVPFGPGTFLSLTGDDRFNVYMGPDPDPDTIDPSQLAVIGRNRTLTVVPEPASLALMAGGLGMVGFAVAVGRRTRGRLKSLRPVPLDSDHDAFP from the coding sequence ATGTTTCGGATTGTTTCGCTGGTTCTACTGGCGTCGATCAGCGCTGCGCCTCGTGCGTCCGCAGAGCTGATCGAGTTCACCGTACGCGTCTCGGCGGACTTCGAGTTTCAGGTCGTTGAGGGCGGGCCGCTGGCTCAGGCGTTGATTGATGCGGGCATCACTCCGCCGTCTGGCTTTGTCCCGTTCCGCGCTCTCGGAGACATCACGTTTACTCTCGACGATACGGGCGCGCCGACGGGTGGAGCGATCCCGTTCACGAGCGTCCGCGGGACGTTCGAGGGGGTGTCTCCGAGCCCGGCGTTGTTCCTCCCTTTCACCCTCAGTCCCGAGGTCGAGTTCTATGGAAGTCCGCTGAGCGAGCTGACGAATATCGTCCGTCAGGACGGGCAGATCGTGTCTGGCGACGTGGAGAACCTGACCATGGATTTTACTCTGGTCCCCCAGGCTCCCAATCCTCTTGCCGGGGTGAATTTCTTCACGGATGGAGGCCTCAGCTTCAGCGCGAAAGGGGTGTCTGTCCCGTTTGGTCCGGGGACCTTCCTGTCGCTCACGGGGGATGATCGGTTCAATGTATATATGGGTCCCGACCCCGATCCGGACACAATCGACCCGAGTCAACTGGCGGTGATCGGCCGGAACCGGACACTCACGGTCGTGCCCGAGCCGGCCTCGCTCGCCTTGATGGCTGGCGGCCTTGGCATGGTTGGTTTCGCGGTTGCGGTGGGTCGGCGGACCCGCGGCCGGCTGAAGTCGCTGCGCCCTGTTCCACTCGACTCCGACCATGACGCCTTTCCCTGA